A DNA window from Phragmites australis chromosome 11, lpPhrAust1.1, whole genome shotgun sequence contains the following coding sequences:
- the LOC133885599 gene encoding protein SPEAR1-like, giving the protein MEWGRGKSPGSRKGKRAGNSSSNKPRQPQRGLGVAQLEKIRMQSEMAEEYLHHPLGQSPPIHRTGSYNLEDARLSHSLPSSPSSSFHANISVSSSYPIHRPNLTMTYGERVGIGYGDFQTNPTIRSPDYHGAIYGSEAHYSHQSNVTLPLFEPEESIYLKSQHDLNQSAESSNSDDQQVVDLELKL; this is encoded by the exons ATGGAATGGGGAAGGGGGAAATCACCTGGCTCCAGGAAGGGCAAGAGAGCCGGCAACAGCAGCTCCAACAAGCCGAGGCAGCCGCAGCGGGGCCTCGGAGTGGCGCAGCTGGAGAAGATCAGGATGCAAAGTGAAATGGCCGAGGAGTACCTGCACCACCCTCTTGGCCAGTCACCTCCGATCCACAGAACTGGTAGCTACAACCTG GAAGATGCGCGGTTGTCTCACTCGCTGCCATCGTCTCCATCCTCCTCCTTTCATGCTAACATTAGCGTTTCATCGTCCTACCCAATTCATCGTCCAAATCTTACG ATGACATATGGAGAGAGAGTAGGCATAGGATATGGCGATTTTCAAACGAATCCCACCATCAG ATCGCCTGATTACCACGGAGCTATCTACGGTTCAGAAGCACATTACTCCCATCAGAGCAACGTCACATTGCCTCTCTTCGAACCTGAG GAATCCATTTACTTGAAGAGTCAGCACGATCTGAATCAATCCGCAGAATCGTCGAACTCAGATGATCAACAAGTGGTGGACCTTGAGCTCAAGCTATGA